Within Paenibacillus sp. RUD330, the genomic segment CGATCCCACGAAACAAATGAAACTCCGATCGCTTGAGATCCGCGCAGTACAGTTGCAGCCGGTCGCCGCATGTCTCAACAAGCGTTGTAAGGATGGCGCGGAGCGCAACGGACTTCCCGGACCCTGTCTCGCCAGAGATCAGCAGGTGAGGATGCTTCGCCATGTCGTAGGCTTCCCAGCCTTTACGGGACTTGCCTGCCATCACCGGCAGAGACATTTTGCGGACGACCGGCAGGACGTCTCTAGGCTCGTACGAGAACTGCTTCATGTCTTTGGGGTAGATGACTAAGGTAAACCGGCTGCAGTCCTCAGACAGGTCAAGATACGGCCCAAACGCCTGTTTAAAGAGCATGAAGCACTCCAGATCGTCGTCATGATCGTACCGTTCCACAAAGCTTTGTTTGTCCGCGTAGACCATCGTTAAATGGATCGTCGTGCCACTTCTCCGGTAAACGCTGATTGCATGGGGTTCACTCACCACGATGACGTCTTTAACCTTTGCGTATCCCATGTTTGCTCCACCTTTCGACTTTTGTTGATACTAAGGTATGGGCATATGCGGATACTTTTGCATGTCCGTGCACAAAAATGTTTGATGTAGCCTGTACTTTTTGCAGGAGTTCGTCCCGATTTGGGGAAGTTGTAGGCGAGGTGATAGCATGTTTGAGTGCCGATTAAAGGTCATCCTTGCGGAACGCCGCATGAAGCAGCGAGAACTTGCAGAGAAGACTGGAGTCAATGAACATACATTAAGCGCCCTTGTATCCGAGCGCCGGCCACCGTCTATGGAAGTGGCGTACAAAATTGCTCATGCACTCGATCTGAACGTCATGGAGATATGGATTTACAAACCGGAGTGATTTTCCTCTTGCATCAAACCAGCGAACACGGACTATAATAGGTACATATGTTCGGTTCGGAGGTAAGGGTAATGAGCGAAGTTAAACGGGTAATGCCGCTGCCGGAAGAGATGGTCATGATTCGGGACGCCATACTGATCCCGCACATGATCGCCATGGTCGAAAAGAGCATGAATGAAATCCAGAACTCGCCTAACGTGCTTAAACGGGCTTATGCGATGACAGCACAAGCGATCATGGATAAGCTCATGGCAGATCAGTTCGGCCTTAGACGCGAGCTGTCAGCGCGTAACATCAAGCTATATCTGGAAAATCCGGAGACAAATAACACCAGGCACATCATCAACTACAAGTACATCTACAGGGGATATCATCACGAGTTCGGGATTGTTCGAGAGGTTATGCGATCGGAAATAAGCGTGCAGCTGGCGAGGTATATTACAGATATCGGAGAAGGACTGAGACGCAAATAAAAAAAGGACCGATAGACGGCCTCTTTATTTTGTTAACTCGATTCCGATTTCGACTTGCGTTTGGAGGTCATTCAGATCTAAAGACTCCAGGATGCCTAGACTTATTAACTTCTCTACATTAAATAATTCGGTAGTCGATTTGATTATCTCAAGTAATTGACGATTAACCGCTCGTTGCCTCAAAAGCTCCTGATCCCTATTGTCAACCATTTGAGCTAATAATATTGCATAATCAGGCGTTAAATCTCCATTCTCGCAAATGCTTCTAGTGGTTTCCTCGTGTCTGGACAACCAATCCACCTCCATATTCGCCTTTACAGATATTGTAATTCATCTTTCAAAAATAGGGAATATAAAAAAAGGGGCCGCTCATTAGAGCAGCCCCTTGTTCTTCATAAGCGGTTCCATTTCCACGAGATCCGCGTATTGCTTTGCGTTGTAAAGGCGGTTCACGTAATCCACAACATCCTGTATAGTCTCTGCGTTGGGGACGATGGGGATCAGGAGCAATAATTTATCGGTAGCTGCCCTGATGAACTTTTGGACTTCAAGTTTGGCGCTGAGATCATTGATACGGATTGCAATGGTATACGCCCGCTGTGCCGTCTTGGCCGGCTGTTTGAGGCTGTCGATTCGCTCTTCGTAATGTTCGAGAGTCATGCTGTCAGCCACGATGAGTTCCTTGTACAGACGCGTCCACGGGAATGCCGGACCAGGGCAAAACGATTTACCCATGCTGTCAATCTGATAATGGCCGATGACTCGTTCCGGAGTGAGGGGGATCGTATTCCCGTAGATCCGCTTTACCTCTGTTTGAATATGTTTGATCAGCTGGCAAAGAGCCAAGAACTGATCCTCTGTAATAGCCCCATCTCCACCGCTTGTTCCGTACCCTTCTTGCTCGATGGTGACGGAATAGTAGTTAGGATTAAGGGGGCCATTGGCTCGGATGATAGGTGCCGTAGGGTTCCTAATGTTGCCGTTCGTCCATGGCTTACTTTGTATGTCAATGAACTGCCAAACCTCCCCGCTGCGGGTGGTCAAGAAGGTGCTGCTCTTTTGATTGCCTGAGTTCTTGAATTCGTTGTATGCCGAATTTGCGCTGCCGGCCGTGATGTGCAAGACGATACAGATGGGAATATGACCACCACGGCTGCTGAATGACTTTACCGGTTTCTGGATGATGTTCATAGGTATATCCTCTCCCCATCCGTGAGCCTCTCTTCATCGGATGCGTTCTTCTTGGTTTCGATGACATCCTTGAAGCCTTTGCCGGAGATAAAGGCCATGGCGATTCCGGCAATCCACAAGACGTCCTCGGTGCTGAGTTCGAACCCGATGTATTGGGTGAATCCGATGATCCCGCAGGAGATAAGAAGCGTAGCAAACTTTGTCTTGCTGAATTTGACTTGCTGCCCGGCCTTTATTTTTTGAATATCCACCATGATCTGCGCGAAGATGAAGTTTACGGAGACTGCAATTGACGCCCCCAATTCAATAGCATTTAAATGCCATGCAAATTTGTTGTTGAGAGCGATCGCCGCCATAGTGATGACCGTCGTAATGAATTGAGCATTTGCGAATTTGCTCATGATTTCCCTCCCGGTGCAACGCCGTTAGTTACAGTAAACGCAACCTCTTTAAGTTCATCAGATCCGTACGTCATGATATCTTCGTATCGTGGACCGATTTGCTCGAAAATGAACGAATTTGCCTCATCTTCCCCCCAAAAGTCCCTGATACGCTGTAGTGTCTTACTCTGATCTGCCGGAACACCTTCAATCAGGCAGTATGGAACGCACATCTGCAGCTTTTCCATGTTCCCTCCATAACAAAAAGAGCCCAGCGGTTTCCCGCGGACTCTCTTCGACCGATGCTTTCGGATTTGTATTTATATTACCAATTATTCTCAAACCATTCAACTAGGAATCCGAGATGGATGCGATAGAAAAACTGCTCAATCCCATCCATAGGCGCACTTATTACCCAATATAGAGGGATGGCGAAAGTCCAGAAGATGGCTGCAGCTATGAAGACGCCGCACACCTGACCGATTAACGTTTGTTCGAACCAAGTCCACACCTTCTGGCTCTTCACTCTATCACCCCTACCTATCTTATGATTCCTTGTTTCGACAATTTGGCGTTAATATCCAAGTATATGTCATTAATCTGCTTTTGTATTCTCAGAAGCTGATCCGTTTTTTGCTGCTTGGTCAAGGATTTGTCGCTTTGGATTTGGGCCTTCTGATCTCTCAGTCCGCTAACCATCTTAGAAATAGAGCCTTTTGCAGAGGAAGTGAGCTCCTTCCGCATGTCTTCGCTGTACCATTTCGGCAATGGAATGCCGAGATCCTTATTGTCCTGGTACGCAGCATTTAGTTTATCCTTGGCGTCGTAAAAGTCCTGTGACAAGGTATTGCTATAAGTCGGATCTGCGATGAAATTCTTAAGCAGAGAATCACGAGCATTGCCGCCGCCTACTGAACTCATAAGAGGAAGAATCATTCGTGCTGGATCACCGCCGTAGGATTTGAGCAGGTAATCAACCTTCATAGGAGAATACCCCGTCACAGACCCTACTTTTTTGGCGATGCTAGACGTGCGCTCGTCATATTCGTACTTGTCTGTACGCCCTTCTGTGTCCTTCGGTACAATCGGCGCTCCCGTGAAACTCTTGTTGTTTAAAGCGCCTGCGATAGGTGCGGTGGACATTCCGTTAAGGAATCCTTCTCCAGCCCCCTGAAGACCCGTTCCTTGCGTCAGACCTTGCAAAGCACCCGTTGCCATAGGTGGTAAATAGGCATTCACCAAGGCGTCAGCAGCGCCCTTAAACGCTGTCGGATCTTTATCAAGCAAGCTGCGCATGGCCTCGATTGTCGCTTCACCGAAAGCTCCATAGGCCGGCTCTACAGGAACCTTGACGAATTTTCCGTTCGGGAGCTTCCCGACAATGTTGTTCCGGTACCGTTCCCGAGCTGGAAGGTTCTGATAGTCAGGGTCGTTATGAAACTTGGCGTATTCATAGGCTTTTGGAAGGACGCTGAGCGCCGTTATGCCAGCCAAGGTCTTAATGGCTGTCTTTGGATTCTTGAATCCCATAAGGACACGCCGGGTGCCTTGTACAGCAGCATTGTTGTATGGGAATAAGGCTTCCAGTTCCCGAGACTTTGCTCCTTTACGGCTGAAGTTTGTCGTGATCTCCCGAGCTTCCGTCATGGCCTTCCGAACGTTGTCTGGCGTTCTCTCTCCACCAAGTCGACGCAATTCTCCTTTATAGGCTGCAATCCGGTTCACATTCTCTGCCACATCCGATACCGCATTAGCCACCCGGAATGGCGCCGTGACTGTCTTGGTGACGCCGCGAGCAACGCCTTTCGGGGAGAATAATGCCGGCCGCTCAAGGTTACTCAGGCTTTTGTTGAGCTGCCTGTCTCCTTTAAGAGCAGCTGAGTATTTACCCCCAGCGAGTTCGTATTCTTGAACAAGTTTGTTGAACCCCGGAAGGTTAAGTGATCCAAGGATTGCATGCGTCAGATCACCCAGGTGCCGTATGGGATTCTTAGACTGGATGAGAGATGCCACCACATCAACTGTAGCCCCGCGAGTTGCGAACAAAGGAGCCAGTGCGCCGGTCGCCCCTGTCTTGACCGCATTGGAGAACTTCTGCAGGACTCCAACGACTAAGCCCGCCTCTTGTGGCGACATGCCTGCCAGCGCTTTGACGATGTCCGGGTTGTGAACCTTAATATAAACCGGTTCCCCTTTCACCATTGCGCGGACAATGTTATCCTCCGACGCTTTTCCTTTCCCAAAAAGGCTATCGAAGTCATCCTTCAACATGTTGAGGTAATCATGGTTAGGATCTGTGAGAGCCTGACGAAGCGCATGCTCCTTTTGGGATGGCGCTTGGACGATTTCGGCGATACCCTGGAACGATTCTGGATTCGCCTTGACCTTATCCACGATACCTTGCATAACCCGGTTGCGGAAGGAAGCATTCGCCCATGCGCCCACTTGTTCGATGGCAGATTTACGAGTGTCGACAATCTTTCTGGCCGATCCGGTCGGGCTGACTTCCTTAATCGGCGCTTTTTGTCCGCTGAACTGTGCGCCAGTCTGGGCGCCGATGTACTTCTGAGCCGGCTTTTCAGACTTGGAGAATTGCCTCATCATAGAAGCATAGAACGGATTCTTCTCTCGCATGGCAGCAAACTGTTCCGCAGAGATAAGGCCCTCATTGACTCCGTAGTGTTGGAGAAGGTTTTCGTTGAATCCGTCCCATTCCTTGGCAATAGCAGCCCATTTCGGATGGGTTTTGTTGTACCGAGCAAGCTTGTCTTGAACAGCTTCAACCGTGTTCATGGCGCGTTGCGGGTTGCCCGGGTCCTTAATGTATTCGGCGTAAACGCGCTCGCCACGTCCAATACGAGTCTCAGCATGCCGGAGAGTCAGGTAATCAACGAACTGTTTGTCATACCCACGCGCCACCTTTTTGAAGATGCTCTCTAGACCGGGTCCGACAATCTGTCCTTCTGGGGTAACGAAATGCTTCTTCGTGATGTTATTGGCCACGTTGTTCGCCCTCGCAGAATCCATAGCCTTTTCGTACACATCATGGCCGAAAGCCTTCAATGGCTCGTATTGGTCAACAAAGTTGTGATAAGCATCCTTAGCCCCTGCTTGAATGCTCCCGATGACCCCATCCTTGTCTTGGAGAAGCTTGTTTCGAACCAATACATCCTCCGAATTCACAGCCTTTCCGGTACGCGATGCACCGGCCGCGATTCCCAACCCTTGTTGGCCGAAAGCACGGGTGAACCAATTCCCTTTTTCAGCTGCGGCTTGCTCTTGCTTCGAGACTTGATAAGCGGCTTCTTTACCCGTTCCGAGCGCCTTACCTAGCGCTTTGGCCCCT encodes:
- a CDS encoding helix-turn-helix domain-containing protein, coding for MKQRELAEKTGVNEHTLSALVSERRPPSMEVAYKIAHALDLNVMEIWIYKPE
- a CDS encoding N-acetylmuramoyl-L-alanine amidase, giving the protein MNIIQKPVKSFSSRGGHIPICIVLHITAGSANSAYNEFKNSGNQKSSTFLTTRSGEVWQFIDIQSKPWTNGNIRNPTAPIIRANGPLNPNYYSVTIEQEGYGTSGGDGAITEDQFLALCQLIKHIQTEVKRIYGNTIPLTPERVIGHYQIDSMGKSFCPGPAFPWTRLYKELIVADSMTLEHYEERIDSLKQPAKTAQRAYTIAIRINDLSAKLEVQKFIRAATDKLLLLIPIVPNAETIQDVVDYVNRLYNAKQYADLVEMEPLMKNKGLL
- a CDS encoding LPD38 domain-containing protein codes for the protein MYNQQPATTEQPVVSSRLKALEAFNADQAVKQERVQKAMKFSAANTLMGNNTVAPVRKPVKEVPFEIDPFKRAKQAAGNVNATHMLETPITKGLQGIHYETNTTPFQQLVEKAKDLPIYRAGATFQEGIKNATSLKEPTFKESTGNPKFDKFLRSLGGGGAELTNGIMAGGPAMGSGVIAGKVTEKAATKVPAVAARIAGGAAEGAVTNVATGMAANQTDPGEIANLAVTGGLLGGAAGTLVEGVAAGAKALGKALGTGKEAAYQVSKQEQAAAEKGNWFTRAFGQQGLGIAAGASRTGKAVNSEDVLVRNKLLQDKDGVIGSIQAGAKDAYHNFVDQYEPLKAFGHDVYEKAMDSARANNVANNITKKHFVTPEGQIVGPGLESIFKKVARGYDKQFVDYLTLRHAETRIGRGERVYAEYIKDPGNPQRAMNTVEAVQDKLARYNKTHPKWAAIAKEWDGFNENLLQHYGVNEGLISAEQFAAMREKNPFYASMMRQFSKSEKPAQKYIGAQTGAQFSGQKAPIKEVSPTGSARKIVDTRKSAIEQVGAWANASFRNRVMQGIVDKVKANPESFQGIAEIVQAPSQKEHALRQALTDPNHDYLNMLKDDFDSLFGKGKASEDNIVRAMVKGEPVYIKVHNPDIVKALAGMSPQEAGLVVGVLQKFSNAVKTGATGALAPLFATRGATVDVVASLIQSKNPIRHLGDLTHAILGSLNLPGFNKLVQEYELAGGKYSAALKGDRQLNKSLSNLERPALFSPKGVARGVTKTVTAPFRVANAVSDVAENVNRIAAYKGELRRLGGERTPDNVRKAMTEAREITTNFSRKGAKSRELEALFPYNNAAVQGTRRVLMGFKNPKTAIKTLAGITALSVLPKAYEYAKFHNDPDYQNLPARERYRNNIVGKLPNGKFVKVPVEPAYGAFGEATIEAMRSLLDKDPTAFKGAADALVNAYLPPMATGALQGLTQGTGLQGAGEGFLNGMSTAPIAGALNNKSFTGAPIVPKDTEGRTDKYEYDERTSSIAKKVGSVTGYSPMKVDYLLKSYGGDPARMILPLMSSVGGGNARDSLLKNFIADPTYSNTLSQDFYDAKDKLNAAYQDNKDLGIPLPKWYSEDMRKELTSSAKGSISKMVSGLRDQKAQIQSDKSLTKQQKTDQLLRIQKQINDIYLDINAKLSKQGIIR